A DNA window from Leptolyngbyaceae cyanobacterium contains the following coding sequences:
- a CDS encoding helix-turn-helix domain-containing protein, translated as MNQSPLQDYTHQLQHLMQLVGVSSFKELSRKAGISERQLMRLRRGEIMQMQLENLLKLCEALQITLDRLLTTFSTRAIATNAESVENLATLKQEYQRLQVEMEKQQEVLVQQFQQSSLQVLESWLLQWPTAAHAAQQNPQLPAVKLLPLVRSVENLVQQWGVEALAPVGAELPYDPHLHQLMEGTAQAGDRVKVRYTGYRQGDRLLYRAKVSPLQATE; from the coding sequence ATGAACCAGTCTCCGCTTCAAGACTACACCCACCAGCTGCAACACTTGATGCAGCTAGTGGGTGTTTCCAGTTTTAAAGAACTCAGTCGTAAGGCAGGTATTTCGGAACGACAGCTGATGCGACTGCGGCGAGGAGAAATTATGCAAATGCAGCTAGAAAATCTGCTCAAACTTTGTGAAGCTTTGCAAATAACTCTCGATCGCTTATTGACTACTTTTTCTACTCGCGCGATCGCGACGAACGCTGAATCGGTAGAAAATTTGGCAACCTTAAAACAAGAGTACCAAAGACTGCAAGTAGAGATGGAGAAGCAACAAGAAGTTTTGGTGCAGCAATTTCAGCAAAGCAGTCTTCAGGTTTTAGAATCTTGGCTGCTACAATGGCCAACAGCTGCCCATGCTGCCCAACAAAATCCTCAGTTACCAGCAGTCAAATTGTTACCTTTGGTGCGATCGGTGGAAAATTTAGTGCAACAATGGGGAGTGGAAGCTCTAGCACCTGTTGGTGCTGAGTTACCTTACGACCCACACCTACATCAATTGATGGAGGGAACGGCGCAAGCAGGCGATCGCGTCAAGGTGCGCTACACTGGCTATCGCCAAGGCGATCGACTCCTCTACCGAGCGAAAGTCAGTCCGTTACAAGCAACAGAATAA
- a CDS encoding Dps family protein: MQTQDKAKPIDIGIDEQARQEIAQGLSRLLADTYTLYLKTHYFHWNVTGPMFTSLHLLFEQQYTELALAVDEVAERIRALGVFAPGSYSQFTELGSISETKDVPSAEEMVSLLVEGNEAVAKTARSVFPAAEKGDDQSTIDLVTQRLRVHEKNAWMLRSIIQK, encoded by the coding sequence ATGCAAACTCAAGATAAAGCAAAACCGATCGATATTGGAATTGACGAACAAGCACGGCAAGAAATAGCCCAAGGACTATCTCGCCTGCTAGCAGATACTTACACCCTGTATCTGAAAACCCACTATTTTCACTGGAACGTCACTGGTCCGATGTTCACTTCCTTGCATTTGTTATTCGAGCAACAATATACTGAGCTAGCACTAGCTGTTGACGAAGTGGCAGAGCGGATCAGAGCATTGGGCGTATTTGCTCCCGGTTCTTACAGCCAATTTACTGAATTAGGCTCGATTTCAGAAACGAAGGATGTGCCAAGTGCTGAAGAAATGGTAAGCTTGCTGGTAGAAGGCAACGAAGCCGTAGCAAAAACCGCTCGTTCCGTCTTTCCAGCTGCGGAAAAGGGAGATGACCAATCAACGATCGATCTGGTAACCCAACGCCTGCGCGTACATGAAAAAAATGCTTGGATGTTACGTAGTATCATCCAAAAATAG
- a CDS encoding sulfiredoxin — translation MRLLEIPLSQIHRPLIRETDPKKVQALMESIREIGQQEPIDVLEVDGQYYGFSGCHRFEACQRLGQPTIRCKVRKAPRSVLRMHLA, via the coding sequence ATGAGATTACTAGAGATTCCTTTATCCCAGATTCATCGTCCCCTAATCCGGGAAACCGATCCGAAAAAAGTACAGGCATTGATGGAATCGATTCGAGAAATTGGCCAACAAGAACCGATCGACGTATTAGAAGTAGACGGACAGTACTATGGCTTCTCCGGCTGTCACCGATTTGAAGCTTGCCAGCGGCTGGGACAACCAACTATTCGTTGCAAAGTCCGCAAAGCACCCCGTTCTGTATTGCGGATGCACCTAGCTTAA